In a genomic window of Merismopedia glauca CCAP 1448/3:
- a CDS encoding ATP-binding protein produces MKSKRFPKWLVLGVTFSVALSAILSIVLLRHWAKQALQTRSQIIDLDLLIHYVDGYEWRAIAARKVDPKLEEKFETTRNQMNTIVAQLPATISDRPLRQEIREANQEYVDAIAQEFILLKQGKIDEALAFDEEKVDPAYDRIEELLDSYEPLAESIAEQTSQQADLGTILSLIIAAIMIGLIVQKIEQVNQLAEIALTEQKILQESEAALKQERELLEIRVEERTQELNANNQELYYILKELQMAQAELVQSEKMAALGHLVAGIAHEINTPLGAIQASTGNMTKAMQEALQYLPHISQKLTSQQQVDFFNLLNQALQSKPIISSSEKRPLKRTLTQQLQAYGLENPRQLADRLVDIGIYENLEPFVSLLQAPDLSWMLQLIYNLSRLQGNNRTIQTAVERASKIVFALKSYARFDRTGEKQLVQITEGIETVLELYYNQLKHGIGVVRQYQTLPEIWVYGDELVQVWTNLIHNAIQAMDGKGKLEVATAVENNNVVVQITDSGSGISPEIQPKIFEPFFTTKPAGEGSGLGLSISQTIIEKHGGQIEVTSQPGKTTFTVRLPLDPSHSSSLPLSV; encoded by the coding sequence ATGAAAAGTAAACGCTTTCCCAAATGGCTGGTTCTAGGAGTAACTTTTTCAGTAGCTTTGAGTGCGATTTTATCTATCGTTCTACTACGTCATTGGGCAAAGCAAGCATTGCAAACTAGGTCGCAAATTATAGATTTAGACCTTCTAATTCATTACGTAGATGGTTATGAGTGGAGGGCAATTGCGGCTCGCAAAGTAGACCCTAAATTAGAGGAAAAATTCGAGACAACCAGAAATCAGATGAATACAATAGTGGCACAATTGCCTGCCACAATTTCCGATCGCCCTCTTCGCCAGGAGATACGGGAGGCTAATCAAGAATATGTTGATGCGATCGCTCAAGAATTTATCTTGCTAAAACAGGGAAAAATCGATGAAGCACTGGCTTTCGACGAAGAAAAGGTAGATCCTGCATACGATCGCATAGAGGAACTCTTAGACAGCTATGAGCCATTGGCAGAATCTATCGCCGAGCAAACCAGCCAGCAAGCCGATTTGGGAACGATATTATCGCTCATAATCGCTGCCATCATGATTGGCTTGATTGTCCAAAAAATTGAGCAAGTTAACCAATTGGCGGAAATCGCACTGACAGAACAAAAAATCCTGCAAGAAAGTGAAGCAGCCCTAAAACAAGAACGGGAATTGTTAGAAATCAGAGTTGAAGAGCGCACCCAGGAGCTAAATGCCAACAATCAAGAACTTTACTATATCCTCAAAGAATTACAAATGGCTCAAGCTGAACTAGTTCAGTCAGAAAAAATGGCGGCTTTGGGACATTTAGTAGCTGGAATTGCCCATGAGATTAATACTCCATTGGGGGCGATTCAAGCCTCTACGGGTAATATGACTAAAGCCATGCAGGAAGCTTTACAGTATCTGCCGCATATCTCCCAAAAACTTACCTCACAGCAGCAGGTTGACTTTTTTAACTTACTCAATCAGGCGCTCCAGAGTAAACCCATCATTTCCTCTAGTGAAAAACGTCCCTTAAAGCGGACGCTAACCCAACAATTACAGGCTTACGGATTAGAAAATCCGAGGCAACTTGCCGATCGCTTGGTAGATATCGGCATTTACGAAAACCTTGAGCCATTTGTCAGCCTTTTACAAGCTCCTGATTTGTCTTGGATGTTGCAGCTAATCTACAACCTGAGTCGTCTTCAGGGCAACAACCGTACCATCCAAACGGCAGTAGAACGAGCTTCTAAAATTGTATTTGCTTTAAAGAGTTATGCTAGGTTCGATCGCACCGGAGAGAAGCAGCTAGTTCAAATTACAGAAGGAATCGAGACGGTTCTAGAGTTATATTACAACCAACTGAAGCACGGAATTGGAGTGGTGCGCCAATATCAGACCTTACCAGAAATCTGGGTTTACGGTGACGAACTGGTACAAGTGTGGACTAATCTCATTCATAATGCAATTCAGGCAATGGATGGCAAAGGGAAGCTTGAGGTTGCCACTGCCGTAGAAAATAATAATGTGGTGGTGCAGATTACTGATTCTGGTAGTGGCATTTCCCCAGAAATACAGCCGAAAATCTTTGAACCTTTCTTTACTACTAAACCTGCGGGAGAAGGTAGCGGACTGGGTTTAAGCATTAGCCAGACAATTATTGAAAAGCATGGTGGGCAAATTGAGGTTACCAGCCAGCCTGGAAAAACAACCTTTACTGTCCGGCTTCCCCTCGATCCTTCCCATTCCAGTTCTTTACCCTTATCAGTCTAA
- a CDS encoding ABC transporter permease has translation MNWWQKLIQNKLATFGAILLICFYMLAIAADFVAPYHPNTSQIDGSLLPPSEIVWFNRQGEFGPYIYPTQQGKTDIATGERILIVDRDRPLKINWFVQGERYNFLQFRLPYPSWKKNTQRDEKTNQTKTTTELKWKDISIFPGIPSNLHLFGVTEQNRINLLGTDEQARDNFSRLLHGSRISLSIGLIGIAISFPIGMLVGGISGYFGGWVDALIMRLVEVLMSIPKIYLLVALSGYLLVVQGLSNSARFALIILITSFVGWAGLARVIRGQVLSIKEQEFIQAAKAMGAPRLYTIVRHVLPQTATYAIVSATLAIPGYIEAESVLSLIGLGIQQPDASWGNMLSSASNASILLLQPWLIWPPAILIVLTVLAFNLLGDGLRDALDPRSLQVENTTRSRKNPLKKLKLQNSDQIN, from the coding sequence ATGAATTGGTGGCAAAAACTGATACAGAACAAATTAGCAACGTTTGGGGCAATATTGCTGATCTGTTTTTATATGCTAGCGATCGCTGCTGATTTTGTCGCCCCTTATCACCCAAATACTTCTCAGATAGATGGCTCTTTGCTACCCCCAAGCGAGATTGTTTGGTTTAATCGACAAGGAGAATTTGGCCCTTATATCTATCCTACCCAACAAGGTAAGACAGATATTGCTACTGGGGAACGTATATTAATTGTCGATCGCGATCGCCCTTTAAAAATAAATTGGTTTGTTCAAGGGGAACGCTACAACTTCCTGCAATTTCGCCTCCCCTACCCCAGTTGGAAAAAAAACACTCAGCGAGACGAGAAAACCAATCAGACTAAAACTACCACCGAACTAAAATGGAAAGATATCTCTATTTTTCCTGGAATACCCAGCAATTTACACTTATTTGGTGTGACAGAACAGAACCGAATTAATTTGCTGGGGACTGATGAACAAGCTAGAGATAATTTTAGTCGCCTGTTGCACGGGAGCCGGATTAGTCTCAGTATAGGTTTAATTGGAATTGCTATTTCTTTCCCCATTGGGATGCTAGTTGGCGGTATTTCTGGCTATTTTGGCGGTTGGGTAGATGCGCTAATCATGCGCTTGGTAGAAGTATTAATGAGTATCCCCAAGATTTACTTACTCGTAGCTTTGTCTGGTTATCTGTTGGTTGTGCAAGGATTATCTAATAGTGCCAGATTTGCGCTGATTATTCTAATTACTTCTTTTGTGGGTTGGGCAGGTTTAGCTAGAGTTATCAGAGGGCAAGTATTATCCATCAAAGAACAAGAATTCATCCAAGCTGCTAAGGCTATGGGTGCCCCTAGACTTTACACAATAGTACGTCACGTCTTGCCTCAAACCGCTACCTATGCGATCGTGTCTGCAACCCTAGCCATTCCTGGATATATTGAAGCTGAATCGGTTTTAAGCCTGATTGGTTTGGGAATTCAGCAACCAGATGCCTCTTGGGGAAATATGCTCTCTTCTGCCAGTAATGCCTCTATTTTGCTCCTGCAACCTTGGTTAATTTGGCCCCCAGCTATCTTAATTGTTCTGACAGTTTTAGCTTTCAATTTACTGGGCGACGGCTTACGAGATGCTTTAGATCCCAGAAGTTTACAGGTGGAAAATACGACCCGTTCTCGCAAAAACCCGTTAAAGAAGTTAAAACTCCAGAATTCCGACCAAATAAATTAG
- a CDS encoding S1 RNA-binding domain-containing protein — MHFQLDRFQPGDMVTGKIIALEDTCVFVDFGTDRSIRIPLSELSMNEIQNPEDALTLNEVREFLVVGNYDGKRDIFFSHCSPKTLQGSDRLYERAYELASFQCGHFISKENFILHTKIIGVGAGGVSARLQWFASSQEHPPTISFSIRQLEIKKAWERLRQLQAHDVISRSA, encoded by the coding sequence ATGCATTTTCAGTTAGATAGATTTCAACCTGGCGATATGGTGACTGGAAAAATTATCGCGTTGGAAGACACTTGTGTCTTTGTTGACTTTGGTACAGATCGATCTATTCGCATTCCACTGTCAGAGCTATCCATGAACGAAATTCAAAATCCAGAAGATGCTTTAACATTAAATGAAGTTCGAGAGTTTCTAGTTGTAGGAAACTACGATGGTAAGCGCGATATTTTTTTCTCTCATTGTTCCCCTAAAACACTCCAAGGAAGCGATCGCTTATACGAGAGAGCATACGAGTTGGCTTCTTTTCAATGCGGTCATTTCATAAGTAAAGAAAACTTCATTTTACACACTAAAATTATTGGTGTTGGAGCAGGTGGAGTATCGGCAAGACTGCAATGGTTTGCGTCTTCTCAAGAGCATCCTCCAACAATATCTTTTTCAATTCGTCAACTAGAGATAAAAAAGGCATGGGAGCGATTGCGACAATTACAAGCTCACGATGTCATAAGTAGGTCGGCATGA
- a CDS encoding S1 RNA-binding domain-containing protein — MKIEGLLGSIHTYVAKHMEDLVEGEKLLLKIMEVKEEYNRLVLIHHSVWLRISQLQIGQIVSGTIQCAKDYGSFVDIGDFKAFLPTSCVNNPSNIFKVGDSIEAAITKLDIETGRVVLKGFENLA; from the coding sequence GTGAAAATTGAAGGCTTGCTTGGCTCTATTCATACTTACGTTGCTAAGCACATGGAGGATTTGGTAGAGGGAGAAAAACTACTACTCAAAATTATGGAAGTAAAAGAAGAGTATAATCGTCTAGTGCTAATCCATCACTCTGTTTGGCTCAGAATTAGCCAGTTGCAGATTGGACAGATTGTTAGTGGGACGATACAATGTGCTAAAGATTATGGCAGTTTTGTTGATATTGGAGATTTTAAAGCCTTCCTGCCTACTTCATGTGTTAACAATCCAAGCAACATCTTTAAAGTTGGTGATTCTATAGAAGCGGCGATCACTAAACTAGACATAGAAACAGGTAGAGTTGTGCTAAAGGGGTTTGAAAACTTGGCATGA
- the recF gene encoding DNA replication/repair protein RecF (All proteins in this family for which functions are known are DNA-binding proteins that assist the filamentation of RecA onto DNA for the initiation of recombination or recombinational repair.), translating into MYLKALYLKQFRNYQEQKVEFSAPKTILVGNNAQGKSNLLEAVELLSTLKSHRATRDRDLISEGTSVSQINATIERAYGSVDLSLRLHYPGRRTVTVNQETLKRQIDFLGLVNAVQFSSLDLELVRGAPERRRAWIDSLLVQIEPIYAHILQQYQIVLRQRNALLKNLKSGQTQLDPAQLALWDAQLATTGSRVIRRRDRILKRLAPIAQTWHSSIAGNSEQLTIRYAPNIIAEAEPPEKVQQAFLDKIQQRRVAEQVHGTTLVGPHRDEIEFTINQTPARTYGSQGQQRTLVLSLKLAELKLIEDVVGEPPLLLLDDVLAELDLLRQNQLIETIQDHFQTLITTTHLGAFDAQWLTSSQILTVEGGKIV; encoded by the coding sequence ATGTACCTCAAAGCTCTATATCTCAAACAATTTCGGAACTATCAAGAGCAAAAAGTCGAATTTTCTGCACCAAAAACCATTTTGGTAGGAAATAACGCTCAAGGAAAATCGAACTTATTAGAGGCAGTAGAGTTATTATCTACCTTAAAGAGTCATCGAGCCACGCGCGATCGCGATCTGATTAGTGAAGGAACCTCTGTTAGTCAAATTAATGCCACCATCGAACGGGCTTATGGCAGTGTAGATTTAAGCTTGCGGTTGCATTATCCTGGTAGAAGGACTGTTACAGTCAACCAGGAAACTTTAAAACGGCAAATAGACTTTTTAGGTTTAGTTAACGCCGTTCAATTCTCTAGCTTGGATTTAGAACTAGTACGAGGTGCGCCAGAAAGAAGACGGGCTTGGATTGATAGCTTATTAGTGCAAATTGAGCCAATTTACGCCCATATCTTGCAGCAATACCAGATTGTTTTGCGCCAACGCAATGCCCTCCTCAAAAACCTGAAATCTGGGCAAACTCAACTAGATCCGGCTCAATTAGCTTTATGGGATGCTCAACTAGCGACTACAGGTTCTCGCGTGATTCGTCGGCGCGATCGCATTTTAAAACGACTTGCCCCCATTGCTCAAACATGGCATTCTAGCATCGCTGGGAATAGCGAACAATTAACCATTCGATACGCCCCCAATATTATCGCCGAAGCCGAACCACCCGAAAAAGTCCAACAGGCTTTCTTAGACAAAATTCAACAACGACGAGTTGCCGAACAGGTACATGGCACTACTTTAGTTGGCCCTCACCGAGATGAGATCGAGTTTACCATTAACCAAACCCCAGCCAGGACTTATGGATCTCAAGGACAGCAGAGAACCTTGGTTTTATCCTTAAAGTTAGCCGAACTCAAACTCATTGAAGACGTAGTAGGAGAACCACCCTTACTACTATTAGATGACGTTTTGGCGGAATTGGATTTATTGCGTCAAAATCAACTGATAGAAACGATTCAAGATCATTTTCAAACCTTAATTACTACGACTCATTTGGGTGCTTTTGATGCTCAATGGTTAACTTCCTCGCAAATTTTGACAGTGGAAGGGGGAAAAATTGTCTAG
- a CDS encoding ExbD/TolR family protein, whose amino-acid sequence MKIYLDSEKEAPRVEIIPFVDIMFCLLIFFLLAALQVTRYQAVTVAKANIPQVKTGVSQITQRLVVSLDKDRQVYVDGKFFGSLIELTSSNKSQQIFQQKLRNYLNQSPSQQAVLYAPKTANYNDVLQTLDLLRLVMGDRVALGTLPTSP is encoded by the coding sequence ATGAAGATTTATTTGGACAGTGAAAAAGAGGCTCCAAGAGTCGAAATTATCCCTTTTGTGGACATAATGTTTTGTCTTTTGATATTTTTCTTGCTGGCAGCCTTGCAAGTAACTCGCTATCAAGCAGTAACTGTAGCTAAAGCCAATATTCCTCAAGTTAAAACTGGAGTATCCCAGATTACTCAAAGGCTAGTAGTGAGTTTGGATAAGGATCGTCAAGTATATGTCGATGGTAAATTCTTCGGTTCGCTGATCGAACTAACATCTTCTAATAAATCACAACAAATATTTCAGCAAAAGCTGAGAAACTATCTTAATCAATCCCCCAGTCAACAAGCCGTACTTTATGCACCCAAAACGGCTAATTACAACGATGTTTTACAAACTTTAGATTTATTACGTCTAGTAATGGGCGATCGCGTCGCTTTAGGAACTCTCCCCACTTCCCCTTGA
- a CDS encoding MotA/TolQ/ExbB proton channel family protein, whose protein sequence is MTVTELFERGGVTMWPLFGLSLLATGVICDRLWFWFSILSHKQETVKRVLQSASRFNWELAAQLSLDGRKQPVGRFLHAPLRYPQLEPEVFCLALEVAAEEELTRMRRGDKVLEAAIALAPLLGLLGTVLGLMRSLSGIKLGEIGKASTAGLTLGISESLISTATGLAIAITSLAFYRLFQALVFKQAQIFRRAGNELELLYRQYWSQITTSTPAEDDISDPVSDSPPVAAPLPPPISQPPLTYEDLFGQ, encoded by the coding sequence GTGACAGTGACGGAACTATTTGAACGAGGTGGAGTGACAATGTGGCCCTTGTTTGGTTTGTCACTGTTAGCCACAGGAGTGATTTGCGATCGCCTCTGGTTTTGGTTTAGTATCCTCTCTCACAAACAGGAAACTGTCAAACGGGTGCTGCAATCGGCATCTAGATTTAATTGGGAGTTAGCCGCACAGTTGTCTCTAGATGGCAGAAAACAGCCTGTAGGCAGGTTTTTGCACGCACCTCTCCGCTACCCACAACTGGAACCAGAGGTGTTCTGCTTAGCTTTAGAGGTGGCGGCGGAGGAAGAATTGACGAGGATGCGGCGGGGAGATAAAGTTTTGGAAGCTGCGATCGCTTTAGCACCGTTGTTGGGTTTGTTGGGTACAGTGTTGGGGTTGATGCGATCGCTTAGTGGGATTAAATTGGGAGAAATAGGTAAGGCTTCTACGGCTGGATTAACTTTAGGAATCAGCGAATCCTTGATTTCTACAGCCACAGGGTTAGCTATAGCTATTACTAGCTTGGCTTTTTACCGTTTATTCCAAGCTTTAGTCTTCAAACAGGCTCAAATTTTTCGCAGGGCTGGTAATGAGTTAGAGTTACTCTACAGACAATATTGGTCGCAAATTACGACTTCAACTCCAGCAGAAGATGATATTAGCGATCCTGTTTCTGACTCACCTCCAGTAGCAGCACCACTTCCCCCTCCTATTTCTCAGCCACCCCTAACTTATGAAGATTTATTTGGACAGTGA
- a CDS encoding YkvA family protein, with amino-acid sequence MKFPIEGLYNWYRSTIRNPKYRWWLIIGSLVYLFSPLDISPDFLPIIGWIDDGVILTLLVTEISQLLGERLKSADKNSADSPFNNTTTATATTSEPVDVKAVTVD; translated from the coding sequence ATGAAATTTCCCATCGAAGGTCTTTACAACTGGTATCGCAGCACAATTCGCAATCCCAAGTATCGCTGGTGGTTAATTATCGGTTCTTTAGTTTATCTTTTTAGTCCCCTAGATATTTCTCCTGATTTCTTGCCGATTATCGGCTGGATTGACGATGGAGTGATTCTAACTCTTTTAGTCACAGAAATTTCTCAACTACTTGGGGAACGTCTCAAATCTGCTGATAAAAACTCGGCTGATTCCCCATTTAATAATACAACTACTGCGACAGCGACTACTTCCGAACCAGTTGATGTTAAGGCTGTAACTGTTGATTAG
- a CDS encoding class I SAM-dependent methyltransferase: MNSKLSTELNSFQNLWNNGYYEGDPLQPLASSSYGQLNYMSVLHATYLKCIKPYVNSETIAVEIGPGRGAWTKALLPAKEVWGLDALSAEHNQFFEYLDYPQNVKYFQVTDFTCSMLPNDYFNYMFSFGCLCHVSFQGISEYAANIFPKLKKGSNCFWMIADYQKYNQAIANANNLSIWRHLPVAERYGYIRKLLRWLELHQKPKAIEPDNNDIPNPGRWYDAGLDKTCSMLQNIGYEIVEADVGTVHRDPIIHFIKT, encoded by the coding sequence ATGAATTCTAAACTATCAACTGAGCTAAATTCGTTTCAAAATCTCTGGAATAATGGCTATTACGAAGGCGATCCACTGCAACCACTAGCTTCCTCTTCTTATGGACAGCTAAATTATATGAGCGTCCTCCACGCTACATATCTCAAATGTATTAAGCCTTATGTAAATTCAGAAACTATTGCTGTGGAGATTGGACCTGGGAGGGGAGCTTGGACTAAAGCATTATTACCAGCTAAAGAAGTGTGGGGACTAGATGCTTTATCTGCGGAACATAACCAGTTTTTTGAATATCTTGACTATCCTCAAAATGTCAAATATTTTCAGGTGACAGATTTTACTTGTAGTATGCTACCAAATGACTACTTTAATTATATGTTCTCTTTTGGTTGTCTATGTCACGTCTCATTTCAAGGGATTAGTGAATATGCTGCCAATATTTTTCCTAAACTCAAAAAAGGTAGTAATTGTTTCTGGATGATTGCAGATTATCAAAAATATAATCAAGCGATCGCCAATGCTAACAATCTTAGTATTTGGAGACACTTGCCAGTTGCCGAGCGTTATGGTTATATCAGGAAACTATTACGCTGGCTAGAATTACATCAAAAACCAAAAGCGATCGAGCCAGATAATAACGATATTCCTAATCCAGGTAGATGGTATGACGCTGGATTGGATAAGACGTGTTCGATGCTGCAAAATATAGGTTATGAAATAGTTGAGGCAGATGTTGGCACAGTTCACAGAGATCCAATAATTCACTTTATTAAAACTTGA
- a CDS encoding glycosyltransferase: MVIPYISSVYGGTSKVVKELTQSMSNLRAEIDIITTDANGFLKLNLPLRTWIKEDSYKVQYFPCWHKYDFIISFYLIKWLFKNIKNYDLIHINTLFSPVVLLTYWVCQIFQIPYVVTPHGMLEPWALSYKRWKKQLYFNLLEKPSLKQATAIHLLASSEANNVKLMGLSHPVIIPNGIHCQEFEKLPDPDIFYQEFPQTRNKSLILFLGRIDPKKGLDLLAPAFATVHQQFPNTHLVIAGPDSIGFLPTVQNYFTEVGCLDAVTFTGMLGGALKLAALAAASIYVAPSYSEGFSMSVLEGMASGLPCVITTGCNFPEAERARAAYIVNIEAEAIANALIECLSHPLEAKAMGDRARQLVLGKYTWEQSAIKMIQVYDAIIQQQPIPTLES, encoded by the coding sequence ATGGTTATACCTTACATTAGTTCAGTGTATGGTGGAACATCTAAAGTAGTCAAAGAATTAACCCAATCGATGAGTAATCTCCGAGCCGAAATAGATATTATCACAACTGATGCTAACGGGTTTCTAAAATTGAATCTACCTTTGCGTACATGGATTAAGGAAGATAGTTATAAAGTTCAATATTTTCCTTGTTGGCACAAATACGATTTCATTATTAGTTTTTACCTCATAAAATGGCTATTTAAAAACATTAAAAACTACGATTTAATTCATATAAATACGTTGTTTTCACCGGTAGTTTTATTAACCTATTGGGTATGCCAAATATTCCAAATTCCCTATGTTGTGACTCCTCATGGAATGCTAGAACCTTGGGCTTTGTCTTACAAGCGATGGAAGAAACAACTATACTTCAATTTATTAGAAAAACCGTCTCTAAAGCAAGCTACAGCTATTCATCTACTAGCTAGTTCTGAAGCAAATAATGTTAAGCTTATGGGTTTGAGTCACCCAGTCATTATTCCTAATGGCATTCATTGCCAAGAGTTTGAAAAATTGCCAGATCCAGACATCTTTTATCAAGAATTTCCTCAGACAAGAAATAAATCTTTGATTTTATTTCTGGGTCGTATCGATCCCAAAAAGGGACTGGATTTACTTGCTCCTGCTTTTGCTACAGTACACCAACAATTTCCTAACACTCATTTAGTTATAGCAGGACCAGATAGTATTGGCTTTTTACCAACTGTGCAAAACTACTTTACTGAAGTTGGATGCCTAGATGCTGTAACTTTCACTGGGATGCTTGGAGGAGCATTGAAACTAGCAGCATTAGCTGCGGCTAGTATTTACGTTGCACCTTCTTACTCTGAAGGATTCAGTATGTCTGTGCTAGAAGGTATGGCATCGGGGCTACCGTGTGTCATCACTACAGGCTGTAATTTTCCTGAAGCTGAAAGGGCTAGAGCGGCATATATAGTTAATATTGAGGCTGAGGCAATTGCTAACGCTTTAATTGAGTGCTTGAGTCATCCTCTAGAAGCCAAAGCGATGGGCGATCGCGCCCGCCAACTAGTTTTAGGAAAGTATACGTGGGAACAAAGTGCGATTAAGATGATTCAAGTATACGATGCCATTATCCAGCAACAGCCAATTCCCACACTTGAATCATGA